The following is a genomic window from Candidatus Vondammii sp. HM_W22.
CCAAAAAGCGCCCTGTCACTTCAGGATCACCCACCACAGGCCTAGCCCGCAGCAGCGCCTGGTGCTCCCAGGTCCAGGCATCCCCATGCTGGTAGCTACTAAATGCATCCAAAGAACTGACCAGCATCCCGGCATTGCCATTAGGACGCAACCGCATATCGATCTCATATAGCGGTCCAGAGGGTGTGCGGGTGGTAAACATGTGGATCATCCGCTGCCCCATTCGGGTGTAGAAGAGGTCATTGGCAATCTGCTTATCGCCATCTGTCATGGCATTTGGGTTCTTACTTCCATGGAGAAATACCAGATCGAGATCGGAGCCGTACCCAAGCTCTATACCACCCAGTTTACCGTAACCGATTACGGCAAATCCGGTCTCATGCCCAATAGTGTCTGTAGGCCTGCCATGCCTGCTGGTGAGGTCGTACCACGCTTGCTGCAGTACCCGGCCAACCACAGCCTCTGCAATCCCCGTCAAGTAATCACTCACCACCATCAGTGGGATAACACCGGTAATATCAGCGGCCGCCACTCTCAGCATATTGCTCTGTGCAAACAGCCGAAACCGCTCCATGTTCTGTTCCAGATCATCGGGTTCTACTGCAAAGAGCAGGATGTCAAGCTCAACTTCCAGGTCATCCTTTTCAAGTGGTGAATAGAGTCGTCGAGGATCCAGCAACTCATCCAGCAACAGTGGATGCCGCATAATCTGCTGGGCAATCCAGGGGCTGATACTGGTCAGCCTGACAAGCTGGGAAAGCGCGAGAGGAGTCTCCACCAGCAGAGCCAGATAGGCAGTTCGCCGTACAATCGCCTCAAGCAGCTTGAGTAACCGCGCCAATGTCGCCCCGGGATCATCCATGGTGCTCACCGCCTCCAGCAGCAGCGGTATTAACTCATCAAGCCGATCACGTCCTCGCCCCTCGAGATTTCGGCAGGAGTGGGAACTCCGAAATCCCTTTAATCTATCCAACGCAGCGCAGGCATCGGTGAATCCGGCATCCAGCAAAACAGCCGTTGCCCGGTCACCTTCAAGCTCCTGCCGCCAGACCGACGACAGCGGCTTATCCTCTGATGACTCGCCCTCAGCCTGTGGTGCTGCAAAGACCAGATCGAAGTGCCCCTGAACACGGTTACGATGCATCTCCAGCTGTTGAAAAAATTGCGCCCAATCCTCAAATCCCATAGCGCGGGCCATTCTCAGCCGCCCTGTCTCATTTTCAGGCAGCAGATGGTTCTGTTTGTCCTGCCACGCTTGTATGCGGTTCTCTACCAACCGTAAAAACTCATAGGCTTCCGCCAGCTCCTGGACCACGTACTCGGGCAGCAGCGATTTTTCCCCAAGATGCTGCAGCACTTGCAGAATGGGCCTCACCTGCAGGCCAGGATCACGACCACCGCGAATCAGCTGGAATGCCTGTCCGATGAATTCGATCTCTCGGATACCCCCAGGACCAAGTTTGACATTCTCAACCATCCCTTTGCGCTTCAATTCACGGCTGATCAATCGTTTCATATCACGAATCGAATCGATTGCCCCGAAATCGAGATAACGGCGATAGACAAAGGGGCGCAGCATCCTCATCAACTGCTCACCCGCCATGCGATCGCCTGCCACCACCCGCGCCTTGATCATGGCATAGCGCTCCCACTCCCTGGCATGGGACAGATAGTAGGTTTCCATGGCATTGAAGCACATCGCCAGCGGCCCCGCATCGCCAAAAGGCCGCAACCTAGTATCTACACGAAACACAAAACCATCCGCCGTCCGATTGTTCAGCGCCTTATTGAGCTGCTGACAGAGGCGGATAAAAAACTGCTCATTGGATTGATAGCGGGGTCCTTCAACCTCACCTTGATCGGAATAAGAAAATATCAGGTCGATATCGGATGAGAGATTGAGCTCTCTCGCACCCAACTTGCCCATTCCTAGTACGACCAGATACTGCTGTTCACCTGACTCACTTCTGGGAACACCGCACTTCTCCAACGCCCATTGATAGAGCATATCCAGTGCCTGATCGATACAGGCATCAGCCAAGGCAGAGAGCTCTTCCAACGTTTCCGCCAATGGGGCAGACCGTGTCAGGTCGCGCCAGATAATGCGCACCATCTGGTCGCGCCGAAACCAACGCAACTGGCGATGCAACTCCACCTCAACGGTGACATCTTGCAACCTCTCCTGCAGCAGGGCTTTCATCTCGCCAGGAGCAAATGCTCTTTCCAGGCTACCCCCCACATTGAGAGTCGGCAGCAGGGCAAGATTACGCAGGCAGCACTGCGCCACATAATCGCTCGCCTCCCAGACACGCTTCAGCTCACTGACAAATTCATCACTGAATACAGCCTCAATTTGCAGCTCAGCAGCACGCTTCTGCCACTGCAGCCACTGACTTTCAGCCTGTTGTTCTGGGTGAACCGCCTGCTCCATCAGGAACCCCCCTGGATAGATGACAAATACGCTCAGCATATAGTAGTTGAACTACTCCTGAAAGCCTTGATCTAAGAGGCTGGAGGTCAAAATAAGGAACGCAACAAACCACAAAAGCACGCAGAGGAGTTTATTTTTTATTATTCCCACACTCTGCTTGAACAGGTAACCATTCGGCTTGTTGCTTGCAGAATATGAGTATCAGGTATTCGCCACCGTGCTAAAGCGTTACTCATTTACTTTCTCGCAATAAAAAAGCCCTGCCGAAGTGAGGCTTTTTTGTCAGGGATTGGTAGCTCTGGAGCATACATCATGCCGCCAGTTACTTCGTAATCTACCGTTTTATACTGATCCTTCAGGGCTTGAATAGTTGCTTCCAGTGCCTCGGCCTGCTTTGGTTTCTTCCCTGCCTGCTCGCGCATTTTGATCATCAGTATTTCAAGGCCAGCACCAGATGCCTCGTGAATCGGTGTACCGATCTTGTAGCTACGCCTTGGTGTGCTGGCCTCTACCGCCGAGCTGTATCCCTTTATGGTGCAAGTTTAAGCTCTTCAGGCTTTGGTGGCTCCTGTAGACCTCTCCCTATCGGGCTATAGCTCATTTTTTGATGGAATTGAATGGATTGCTTTCTGCCATAGTTTAGTGGATTAATAAGGTTAAAATTTGGTGAATCACTGCCTTGGCTGACTCATTGAGCGATGGATAAGATGTTGCGGTAATTGCCAACCCATCGCTGATAGCGATTCTATATCCTACCTGCTCCGTAATCGTACTGGATAGCACCTTGATTTTCTTACCGTCTATTTCGACTTTATCCAGATAAGCTTTAGCTCTTTTGAGCTGTTCAACCAATGCGCACCAGCACAAAAACCATCTTATCCGGTGAAATCCCCTTTTTCATCAGCTGATAAAATAGCTTGATTGCCAATTTTAAATCCTTGGCTCATGCCATCACGGGTTGCACAATCAAATCAGCCTTAGATTAGCTTCGGTTACCCTTCTAGATGCATCAATAATGCACAGGTTTTCGTCACTAAAGCCTCATTTTAAACAGCCTCCAACGCCATAGCTACTGCCAGCGTCGATTTCATCACATTCCCGCTCTGGGATACAAAATCTATCAGATTCATACAGGGCTGATTAGTAAATAAACTATACCCATCATACTAATTTTCTTGGAATTGCAAGATTTTTTAATAACAGCATTCCAGTATTCTTGGGGCCTCTAAAAACCTGACAAAAGCCAATAGTCTCTGGCAAATCCGGAGAGCCCGTTATCTTCACGCCGGCCTGACTTGCCCGATGCTACGCACCAGTTCGATTGGCCTGCTGGGCAAACACGTGCTCAACTCGAGCTCGAACTCTTGATCGTTTTCGGTTTGCCTCTTGCTCCCGTTCATTCAGGGGGGCGTTTCTGTGTCGACTTACCATGAATATGACTCCCGCAATTTGCATCTGGTAAGGCAAATTCCCGATCTGCACTGCGGTAAGCAGAATCGACCCAGGCCCTGCCATTGCTGTTGTTCTCATCCGGCAGTTCCCCAAAGACTTGGCTATCATGAACTTCAGCTGATATGGTTTTTGTGCCCATAGTGGGTTTTGCCATGCTTTATGGTTCTGCGAGCTTCAAAATCCTTCTGGCGGCATTTGTTATCACCCCGTGCCTCAAGGCTATCCCCGGCTTTGATCTGCCTATTTTCCTCTCGCGTATTACGTTGCCTGGGTATTGGGACGATAGCAGCATCTACAATCTATCCCTTGCGAACACTGAAGCCTGCTGCATCAATCTGGATCAACAGCTCTGAAAAGAGTTTATCAACAAGGCCCTGCTTTTTCAGGTGCTCACGATACACCCAAACCGTTTTGGTATCGGGTACCCTGCCCTCCCCGGGCTCAGCCCAAGAAAACGACAAAAACTATAGCGATCCCGTATTTGGAACTCTGTTTGACCATCGGACAGATTGAACATCAGTACCGCATCGCAAGGTGGACGCCCACCTTTACTGGGATTACTGTTTTTATAAACTAAGCCCAGCAATACCTGAAAAGCCTCCCAATCTGCGGTCCTTTCCAGCTTTGGCAGCAGGTCTAGGTCTCCCTTGAGCCCCTACCAAAAACTGTACCGGGTCGCCTGCCG
Proteins encoded in this region:
- the glnE gene encoding bifunctional [glutamate--ammonia ligase]-adenylyl-L-tyrosine phosphorylase/[glutamate--ammonia-ligase] adenylyltransferase, with the protein product MLSVFVIYPGGFLMEQAVHPEQQAESQWLQWQKRAAELQIEAVFSDEFVSELKRVWEASDYVAQCCLRNLALLPTLNVGGSLERAFAPGEMKALLQERLQDVTVEVELHRQLRWFRRDQMVRIIWRDLTRSAPLAETLEELSALADACIDQALDMLYQWALEKCGVPRSESGEQQYLVVLGMGKLGARELNLSSDIDLIFSYSDQGEVEGPRYQSNEQFFIRLCQQLNKALNNRTADGFVFRVDTRLRPFGDAGPLAMCFNAMETYYLSHAREWERYAMIKARVVAGDRMAGEQLMRMLRPFVYRRYLDFGAIDSIRDMKRLISRELKRKGMVENVKLGPGGIREIEFIGQAFQLIRGGRDPGLQVRPILQVLQHLGEKSLLPEYVVQELAEAYEFLRLVENRIQAWQDKQNHLLPENETGRLRMARAMGFEDWAQFFQQLEMHRNRVQGHFDLVFAAPQAEGESSEDKPLSSVWRQELEGDRATAVLLDAGFTDACAALDRLKGFRSSHSCRNLEGRGRDRLDELIPLLLEAVSTMDDPGATLARLLKLLEAIVRRTAYLALLVETPLALSQLVRLTSISPWIAQQIMRHPLLLDELLDPRRLYSPLEKDDLEVELDILLFAVEPDDLEQNMERFRLFAQSNMLRVAAADITGVIPLMVVSDYLTGIAEAVVGRVLQQAWYDLTSRHGRPTDTIGHETGFAVIGYGKLGGIELGYGSDLDLVFLHGSKNPNAMTDGDKQIANDLFYTRMGQRMIHMFTTRTPSGPLYEIDMRLRPNGNAGMLVSSLDAFSSYQHGDAWTWEHQALLRARPVVGDPEVTGRFLDIRRDVLSKERDPEALKIDVREMREKMRSSLDKTKSGWFDIKQGKGGIADIEFMVQYAVLRWAHSHPDLLDWTDNIRLLEGLARNQLLEGDVAKILANNYRVLRAAYHRNALSELPGLISEEKLQEERQTIQGIWHLLMES